One stretch of Brevibacillus laterosporus DNA includes these proteins:
- a CDS encoding heptaprenylglyceryl phosphate synthase — MIEFSNWRHAFKLDPEKPIEDDQLEQICESGTDAIIVGGTLGVTFDNTLDLMSRIRRYAVPCLLEVSNLQAIVPGFDGYFIPIVLNASNPDVIFAPHVEALSSYGSYIHWDDIVAEGYLVFNQDSAVAEVTRARAILSKEEAKAYVQTATKLCRLPIVYVEYSGTYGDPQMVEACKTALDEGHLMYGGGITDTDKAREMAAIADTVVVGNIIYDSLEKALSTVAAVKETERRF; from the coding sequence GTGATTGAATTTAGCAACTGGCGACATGCTTTTAAACTTGATCCAGAAAAGCCTATTGAAGATGATCAATTGGAGCAAATCTGTGAGTCGGGTACAGATGCGATTATTGTCGGGGGTACACTAGGAGTCACATTTGACAACACGCTAGACTTGATGTCGCGCATTAGACGATATGCTGTACCGTGTTTGCTGGAGGTTTCCAACTTGCAAGCCATTGTTCCAGGCTTTGATGGATACTTTATACCTATCGTGTTAAATGCAAGCAATCCTGACGTGATTTTTGCTCCACATGTTGAGGCATTAAGCTCATACGGAAGCTACATACATTGGGACGATATTGTAGCGGAAGGGTATCTGGTGTTTAACCAGGACTCGGCTGTTGCTGAGGTAACCAGAGCACGTGCTATTTTGTCTAAAGAAGAAGCCAAAGCCTATGTGCAGACGGCTACGAAACTATGTCGTTTGCCAATCGTGTATGTGGAATACAGCGGTACATATGGCGATCCACAGATGGTTGAAGCCTGCAAAACCGCTCTGGACGAGGGGCATCTTATGTATGGTGGCGGAATTACAGATACGGACAAGGCTCGGGAAATGGCAGCTATTGCTGATACGGTGGTTGTTGGTAATATCATCTATGATTCTCTGGAAAAGGCTCTATCTACTGTAGCTGCGGTAAAAGAGACAGAGCGTCGCTTTTAG
- the pcrA gene encoding DNA helicase PcrA, producing the protein MVTQDNFFTGLNPEQKKAVETTEGPVLILAGAGSGKTRVLTQRISYLVGYKQVFPWSILAITFTNKAAREMKARVERLVGREAGADDIWISTFHSLCVRILRRDIDRINISRNFTILDAGDQLTVVKQCMKELNIDVKKFEPRSILGAISGAKNELLDPKRYEQVAGDQFQRIVSQVYELYMKKLKSNQSLDFDDLIMTTIRLFKEVPEVLEFYQRKFKYIHVDEYQDTNRAQYMLISMLADMHKNICCVGDADQSIYKWRGADISIILNFEKEYSNAKLIKLEQNYRSTKNILEAANHVIKNNKNRKEKNLWTNQEAGEKIYCYQAESEHDEAYFVVDTIREQLKTYKRYDKFAILYRTNAQSRVMEDVLVKSTIPYKIVGGTKFYDRKEIKDVLAYLRLVSNPDDDISLTRIINVPKRNIGDTTVEKLQAYAGAHGLTLFQSVQEVAYMGLASRTTNAILAFSDMMKNVIQMVDYLSVTELVEEILKQSGYRESLKEDKSLEAAARLENIDEFLSVTQEFEKKSEDKTLLAFLTDLALVADIDSLGNDGTEEAIPDEGQVVLMTLHSAKGLEFPVVFLVGMEEGVFPHSRALFDESEMEEERRLAYVGITRAEQKLFMTRARMRTLYGRTNMNMQSRFFAEIPSELLDGDLGSVGGSEGGFGSSGGFGSGSGFGASRGGQAGRFGAGARTGNTFGRSPKPTESTVTMQPSAFRGLHQTTKLPTHGAASSADWKVGDKAKHGKWGTGTVVSVKGAGDNTELDIAFPSPVGIKKLLAKFAPIEKG; encoded by the coding sequence ATGGTAACTCAAGATAATTTTTTCACGGGTTTGAATCCTGAACAGAAAAAAGCGGTGGAGACCACAGAAGGCCCTGTGCTAATTCTGGCTGGTGCTGGTAGTGGTAAAACCCGTGTCCTTACCCAACGAATTTCGTATCTAGTTGGTTATAAACAGGTATTTCCTTGGAGCATTCTAGCGATTACCTTTACGAATAAAGCAGCTCGTGAGATGAAGGCTCGCGTAGAAAGATTGGTTGGTCGGGAAGCAGGCGCGGATGACATCTGGATTTCTACCTTCCATTCTCTTTGTGTACGTATTTTACGAAGAGATATAGATCGGATTAACATTAGCCGTAATTTTACCATATTGGATGCTGGGGATCAGTTGACAGTGGTGAAGCAGTGCATGAAGGAATTAAATATCGATGTGAAAAAATTTGAACCACGTTCCATTTTAGGTGCGATTAGTGGAGCAAAAAACGAATTACTTGATCCTAAACGTTATGAACAAGTGGCGGGAGATCAATTCCAGCGCATTGTTTCGCAAGTTTATGAACTATACATGAAAAAGCTGAAAAGCAATCAGTCTCTTGATTTTGATGATCTAATCATGACGACGATTCGTTTATTTAAGGAAGTACCAGAAGTACTGGAATTCTATCAACGCAAATTCAAATACATTCATGTAGATGAGTATCAGGATACCAACCGTGCCCAATATATGCTGATTAGTATGCTTGCTGACATGCATAAAAATATTTGTTGTGTAGGTGACGCAGACCAAAGTATTTATAAATGGCGTGGTGCTGATATTTCTATCATTCTTAACTTTGAGAAGGAATATTCTAATGCGAAATTAATCAAGCTGGAGCAAAACTATCGTTCCACTAAAAACATCCTAGAAGCAGCTAACCATGTTATTAAAAATAACAAGAACCGCAAAGAGAAGAACCTGTGGACTAATCAGGAGGCAGGGGAAAAAATTTATTGCTATCAAGCCGAATCAGAGCATGACGAAGCTTACTTTGTCGTGGATACGATTCGTGAACAACTGAAAACCTATAAAAGATACGACAAATTTGCCATTTTATATCGTACGAATGCCCAGTCACGTGTAATGGAGGATGTGTTGGTTAAATCGACTATTCCTTATAAAATCGTCGGAGGCACGAAGTTCTACGATCGCAAAGAGATTAAAGATGTGTTGGCTTATCTACGTCTGGTGTCCAATCCTGACGATGACATCAGCTTGACGCGTATCATTAATGTACCAAAACGTAATATCGGGGATACTACGGTGGAAAAGCTACAAGCCTATGCAGGCGCACATGGACTGACGCTCTTTCAATCCGTACAGGAAGTAGCATATATGGGACTTGCCTCCCGGACAACCAATGCCATTTTAGCCTTCTCTGATATGATGAAAAACGTAATTCAGATGGTTGATTATTTAAGTGTAACCGAGCTTGTGGAGGAAATCTTAAAACAATCGGGTTACCGTGAATCGCTGAAAGAAGATAAATCGCTAGAAGCAGCAGCCCGCTTAGAGAATATCGATGAGTTTCTGTCTGTTACCCAAGAGTTCGAGAAGAAAAGTGAAGACAAGACCTTGCTTGCTTTCCTAACTGATCTAGCTTTGGTGGCAGATATTGATTCTCTTGGCAATGATGGAACAGAAGAAGCCATACCAGATGAGGGACAAGTAGTGTTAATGACTTTGCACAGCGCCAAAGGTTTGGAGTTTCCTGTTGTCTTCTTAGTTGGCATGGAGGAAGGGGTTTTCCCACATAGTCGTGCTTTGTTTGATGAGAGTGAAATGGAAGAGGAACGCCGACTAGCTTATGTGGGAATTACTCGTGCAGAGCAAAAATTATTTATGACACGAGCAAGAATGCGTACGCTATACGGACGTACAAATATGAATATGCAATCTCGCTTTTTTGCCGAAATTCCAAGTGAACTGCTTGATGGTGACCTTGGATCAGTTGGTGGGTCGGAAGGCGGTTTTGGTTCTAGTGGTGGTTTTGGATCAGGGTCAGGCTTTGGTGCCAGCCGGGGAGGTCAAGCTGGACGCTTTGGAGCAGGCGCACGTACAGGCAATACATTTGGACGTTCGCCTAAACCAACAGAATCAACTGTCACTATGCAACCAAGTGCGTTTCGTGGGTTACATCAAACGACAAAACTGCCAACGCACGGAGCAGCATCTAGTGCAGATTGGAAAGTAGGAGACAAGGCTAAGCACGGTAAATGGGGGACAGGGACGGTGGTTAGCGTCAAGGGTGCCGGTGATAACACAGAGCTGGACATTGCTTTTCCAAGCCCAGTAGGAATCAAAAAATTGCTCGCTAAGTTTGCTCCTATTGAAAAAGGTTGA